The window GAGTTCGGTCGATCAACCAGATACCCATATGTAACAAGCTGCTTGTTTTTCTGGTGGCTTTGCAGATTACGTTTGTCAACCCTGTGATTGAGCGCCAACCCAAACTAAGGCGTCAAAGGTGCATTTTCACAAAAGAGAAAGGTACTGTATGTAACCTGGCTGTGGTCACAGATCAAATAGACCTACTCAAGTTACTATTGATGATAAGTGTTGATGGgtgttcctgtccctccactCAGGGAAGAACTTCCTTCGTGCTGCCCAGATGAACATGAACTTTGCCACATGGGGTCATCTGATGATGAGTGTCCTGCCTCAATGTTCCTTTACCACTTTGAGTCCGTCTACTTCCTCTGATGTTGTGGTCAACCCCCCACCTTCTACCAATAAGGCCACTCGGTTAACCCCCTTACTGCCAGGGTGAGAAAGAACACAGTGCTGCCCATGGAAACACAATTACGAACTTAGTAGATACAGTAAAATAAGTATTTTGAGTAGTGTATTTATAAGAATATTTGGTTATGGGAGTATATGTAATATCTTTATCATTGCATGATTTCCCTGAATATATGACCATCACTGTGTTTCTCTATATCTGCAGGGAAGTGCCGGTGATTAGTCTTAACATAAGTGAGGAGCGTTTAACATTTAAAACGTTTAGCGTTGACCAAGGAAGAAACATCCCCAACACGTTGTCAACAGCACAGAAAACACCACCTATGCCTACTCTGACAGAAAAAGAGGTGAACACCCATACCAGCTCCACTAAACATAAAATGGTGGTTCCAGTCTATTGTCATCTTGTTAAAGTAAAGTGCATATAGTGCATTGGTAGACTTGCTATTTGAATAAATGACTGGccttgattggttcatgattctACCTTCGTAGCATATCCGTCTGTCTCTTTTCAGTCCTCCATTGAAAACTACACAGAGAGAACAAGGATGCAGATGGAAGATTTCAAATGTATCTCTGTCCTGGGAAGAGGACACTTTGGAAAGGTCCAGACTTTTTTGCCAACACGacattatattacagtactaTATGATTTTGCACAGCCCACTGCTTCATGTACGCCAATGTTCACCCTATCCAGGTACTTCTAGCTGAGTTTAAGAAGACAGGAAAACTCTATGCCATTAAAGCCTTGAAGAAGAGGGATATTGTAACCCGTGATGAAGTGGACAGGTTAATGTTCTTTATTGGGACATATACCATACAATGAATAGCCTTGCTCACCTTACACAAATACATTAGTGATACCCACAGATAATAACTTATTTACAGTAAGAAATGCTCTTTTTGATGCCTTCACAGTCTTATGTGTGAGAGGAGGATCTTCGAGATGATCAATGCATCGAGGCACCCTTTCCTGGTCAACCTGCACGGCTGTTTCCAGACCAGTGAGCATGTTTGTTTTGTCATGGAGTACTCACCAGGAGGAGACCTCATGATTCACATTCATAATAACGTCTTCTCTGAGTTGCAGACCAGGTGAGTTTTACCCGAcaagcacatacacatacacacacacacacacacacacacacacacacacacacacacacacacacacacacacacacacacacacacatgcatgtgccaTTAAAAAACAATTTGGACAGTGCAAATGTGTATTTTCTTTGTGTTACAGGTTCTACTCAGCCTGTGTTTTGCTGGGTCTAGAGTTCCTGCATCTGAATAAGATAGTTTATCGGTGAGTTGTGTCTATGAGTCATATCAACTAGCACTTAATACAGCTCTGGCTACAGCTTATTTCATTTGCATGTGTTTTTCATAGAGATTTGAAGTTAGACAACTTGCTGATGGATGCAGACGGATTTGTTAAAATCACAGACTTTGGACTTTGTAAAGAAGGTAAAATTATGGTTTATTATATCTCACGACAGGGTTTGTGGTTATGTGTGGAAATTACATATGAcaaattgtatgtgtgtgagcgTTTAGTTAAATGCTGCTCCATCTGTTATTGTACTGGCAGGGATGGGGCATGGCGACAGGACATCAACATTCTGTGGAACCCCAGAGTTCCTGGCGCCTGAGGTGCTTACTGATGATAACTACACACGAGCTGTGGACTGGTGGGGCATGGGCGTCCTTATCTTTGAGATGCTTGTTGGAGAAGTAAGTCATCAACAGACCAGAAACACACTCCATAAAACACAGTCAtagatttttgtaaacaacaacaacaacaacaaaaacagtcACAAATCAATAATAACAGCACAAATACACAGAAATGTAATGCTTTATAGTTTCAATGACTGGTGGTCGTATATCAGAATAAAGGCTTCCCCCTCTCCATCTTGTGCCAGTCTCCATTCCCaggagaagatgaagaggaggtgtTTGACAGCATAGTTAATGATGATGTTCAGTATCCTGGATGCCTCTCTCCAGACTCCATCTCCATCATTCAAAAGGTAACAACCTCCCCTTTCTCTGCTCATTCTGTCTctcatattttttatatattcgGAAACCGTTCAGAAATAGTTTTGTAATGAAAATATCAGTGTTTGTTTTGAACCATCCCCCTGTCTGTACATGCTGATCCCTAATCAAACCCCTCCTCCCTGCAGCTTCTTAAGAGGAATCCAGAGAAAAGGCTGGGAGCCGGAGAAGGGGACGCAAATGAAGTCAAGGGAGAGAAATTCTTCAAGGtaatttagttcaaatcaaataaTATTCAATCAACGCTTTTAGATATACTGTAAATGCATCAACCTTATCTTTGAGATGCTTGTAGGAAAATAACTTATATTTTGCAATTTAACCCATATGCACTGTATCTATTTGACAAACAGACTATAGACTGGGATGCACTGCTAGCTAAAAAAGTGAAACCTCCGTTCCTGCCAAAAATTAAGGAGTCTGTGGATGTCAGTAACTTTGACAGCGAGTTCACGAGTCTCCAGCCGATCCTGTCACCTCCTCCCGTGTCCTGCAGCCTCTCCCCTGAGCAGCAGGAGGCCTTCGCAGATTTTGACTTCTCAGCCCTGCATGGATGAAGCAATCAGAGACCAGGGTTGCATCCAGCTCATGAAACGGTTGCATGAACAGTTCCATAGCACAACCTTTTCATAACTGACAATAACTGAATGTAGCTCGCCCCAATGGTACATGTAGATGAGGCGGACTGTCCTCACTTCCATCAAAAGCCATCATCAACAAACCCAACCAAGCAGGATATGGGATATCTGCAGGTGGAAAGTAATTTGAATGCAACCCTGGTATTTCTGTGCCATGAATTAGTCTGACGGCCAGGTTCTATGACTGTTTCATTGTTTATAGTACCCAGTGACATCCAAACATTAACACTAGTGTGTAATGCTCTGGATTTCACTCAAATAAAATTGGCTGCCATCTAAGAAACATAAAGGATTTGATGAGAGGTCTAATGTGGACAGAATTTGAGCATGCTTTGTGGCCTTTGCTTATTTTGCTATTATCAGATAACTGTTCCCTTCAGAGAGGTACACGCTGCCATTTCTATGCATCACTGTGAGAGGCTTTGCCCACTGCCTTGACTGAGCAAATGAAAAAGGCTGTTTATTCCTGTTACAATATgtcttttcaaaatgttgttctgTGTGAAGATGAAAAATTCCATGTTCTCATACCTGGGTCCAGTTATTCCCTACCGATGTGTGTTTAACTACTAACTCCTACTAACATATCTACCTTCTACCTACcagccaaattattatttttagaGTGACTAAA is drawn from Salvelinus fontinalis isolate EN_2023a chromosome 4, ASM2944872v1, whole genome shotgun sequence and contains these coding sequences:
- the LOC129853407 gene encoding serine/threonine-protein kinase N2-like isoform X2, whose translation is MLSTAQQMLQDSRSKIELIRMQIIKVTQTGVGDGSSNHDSTNHGGSTPVGVNPLDIHVAELKHYVQRETEVVKVARDVVKQLEELPSQDQLALAEARSRVQDSSQKLDLLRLSLDHRLGESSQEALREPVTKKGLPTVSPPQEGQQQNCLLCSFPSSTSSSFLKPASLTGTLEVMLLGCEDLLKSLPGRGQITSGSSSLESPPDFNVNSQPDHTENLSLEISAVLKLDNRVVGRTHWRPLSKQAWRQNFSIQLERSRELEIGVFWQDWRVMCAVKYLRLEEFLDNQQHTLCLCLEPQGTLFTEITFVNPVIERQPKLRRQRCIFTKEKGKNFLRAAQMNMNFATWGHLMMSVLPQCSFTTLSPSTSSDVVVNPPPSTNKATRLTPLLPGEVPVISLNISEERLTFKTFSVDQGRNIPNTLSTAQKTPPMPTLTEKESSIENYTERTRMQMEDFKCISVLGRGHFGKVLLAEFKKTGKLYAIKALKKRDIVTRDEVDSLMCERRIFEMINASRHPFLVNLHGCFQTSEHVCFVMEYSPGGDLMIHIHNNVFSELQTRFYSACVLLGLEFLHLNKIVYRDLKLDNLLMDADGFVKITDFGLCKEGMGHGDRTSTFCGTPEFLAPEVLTDDNYTRAVDWWGMGVLIFEMLVGESPFPGEDEEEVFDSIVNDDVQYPGCLSPDSISIIQKLLKRNPEKRLGAGEGDANEVKGEKFFKTIDWDALLAKKVKPPFLPKIKESVDVSNFDSEFTSLQPILSPPPVSCSLSPEQQEAFADFDFSALHG
- the LOC129853407 gene encoding serine/threonine-protein kinase N2-like isoform X1 produces the protein MLSTAQQMLQDSRSKIELIRMQIIKVTQTGVGDGSSNHDSTNHGEGSTPVGVNPLDIHVAELKHYVQRETEVVKVARDVVKQLEELPSQDQLALAEARSRVQDSSQKLDLLRLSLDHRLGESSQEALREPVTKKGLPTVSPPQEGQQQNCLLCSFPSSTSSSFLKPASLTGTLEVMLLGCEDLLKSLPGRGQITSGSSSLESPPDFNVNSQPDHTENLSLEISAVLKLDNRVVGRTHWRPLSKQAWRQNFSIQLERSRELEIGVFWQDWRVMCAVKYLRLEEFLDNQQHTLCLCLEPQGTLFTEITFVNPVIERQPKLRRQRCIFTKEKGKNFLRAAQMNMNFATWGHLMMSVLPQCSFTTLSPSTSSDVVVNPPPSTNKATRLTPLLPGEVPVISLNISEERLTFKTFSVDQGRNIPNTLSTAQKTPPMPTLTEKESSIENYTERTRMQMEDFKCISVLGRGHFGKVLLAEFKKTGKLYAIKALKKRDIVTRDEVDSLMCERRIFEMINASRHPFLVNLHGCFQTSEHVCFVMEYSPGGDLMIHIHNNVFSELQTRFYSACVLLGLEFLHLNKIVYRDLKLDNLLMDADGFVKITDFGLCKEGMGHGDRTSTFCGTPEFLAPEVLTDDNYTRAVDWWGMGVLIFEMLVGESPFPGEDEEEVFDSIVNDDVQYPGCLSPDSISIIQKLLKRNPEKRLGAGEGDANEVKGEKFFKTIDWDALLAKKVKPPFLPKIKESVDVSNFDSEFTSLQPILSPPPVSCSLSPEQQEAFADFDFSALHG